One part of the Treponema peruense genome encodes these proteins:
- the flgE gene encoding flagellar hook protein FlgE — protein sequence MMRSLYAGVSGLQNHQTRMDVIGNNISNVNTYGFKRGRVSFQDMISQQINGAARPTEEVGGVNPKEVGLGMSVASIDTIFTQGNLQTTGVSTDLAIQGNGFFVLKNGDETFYSRAGVFGVDSEGTLVNPANGLRVQGWMAEDANGRQIVRTSATPTDIVIPVGQKDPPKATENVRYFCNLNKNTPEIPENPTADQLLEGTWQTEINIYDTYGNAHQVQMNFSKVPGNPNQWNVSVNVDPDNAEFTQTRIGFGTTDGVANTYTLNFDNTGKLLSVADSAGNTSNPEGEIVLQASYNVADSNADAAGNPYRHTFSLSLGTIGSMENTITQAASKSTTKANFQDGYKLGYLDNFKIDQSGTITGVYSNGSVRTIGQVAMASFTNQGGLEKKGDNTYAESINSGMANIGESGTQGKGSMLAGTLEMSNVDLTEQLTDMIVTQRGFESNAKTIQTGDSMLETVINLKR from the coding sequence ATGATGAGATCACTTTATGCTGGAGTCAGCGGACTTCAGAACCATCAGACCAGAATGGATGTTATAGGAAACAACATTTCCAACGTTAACACTTACGGATTCAAGCGCGGCCGTGTAAGCTTCCAGGACATGATAAGCCAGCAGATTAACGGTGCTGCACGTCCTACAGAAGAAGTCGGCGGTGTTAACCCCAAGGAAGTAGGACTCGGAATGAGTGTCGCTTCCATTGATACGATTTTTACACAGGGAAATCTTCAGACAACAGGTGTTTCTACAGACCTTGCCATTCAGGGAAACGGATTCTTTGTTCTTAAAAACGGAGATGAAACTTTCTATTCAAGAGCCGGTGTTTTTGGCGTTGACTCAGAGGGAACACTTGTAAACCCGGCAAACGGACTTCGCGTTCAGGGATGGATGGCAGAAGATGCAAACGGCCGCCAGATTGTGCGCACTTCGGCTACTCCTACAGACATTGTAATTCCGGTAGGACAGAAAGACCCGCCGAAAGCTACGGAAAATGTACGCTATTTCTGTAACCTTAACAAAAATACACCCGAAATTCCCGAAAACCCAACTGCAGACCAGCTCCTTGAAGGAACCTGGCAGACAGAAATCAATATTTACGATACTTACGGAAACGCACACCAGGTTCAGATGAATTTCTCTAAAGTTCCGGGAAATCCCAACCAGTGGAACGTAAGCGTAAACGTAGATCCTGACAATGCAGAATTTACACAGACACGCATTGGATTCGGAACAACAGACGGTGTTGCAAATACATATACACTTAACTTTGACAATACCGGAAAGCTTCTTTCTGTTGCAGACAGCGCCGGAAATACTTCAAATCCTGAAGGTGAAATTGTTCTCCAGGCTTCATACAATGTTGCTGACAGTAATGCAGATGCCGCAGGAAACCCGTACAGACATACATTCAGCTTAAGCCTCGGAACAATCGGTTCTATGGAAAATACAATTACACAGGCTGCTTCAAAGAGTACAACAAAAGCCAATTTCCAGGACGGATACAAGCTCGGTTATCTTGACAACTTTAAGATTGACCAGAGCGGAACAATTACTGGTGTTTATTCAAACGGTTCCGTAAGAACAATCGGACAGGTTGCCATGGCCAGCTTTACAAACCAGGGCGGTCTTGAAAAGAAAGGCGACAATACCTATGCAGAATCAATAAACAGCGGTATGGCAAATATCGGTGAAAGCGGTACACAGGGAAAAGGAAGCATGCTTGCCGGAACCCTTGAAATGAGTAACGTTGACCTTACCGAGCAGCTTACTGACATGATTGTAACCCAGAGAGGATTCGAGTCAAATGCCAAGACTATCCAGACCGGAGACTCAATGCTTGAAACAGTAATCAACCTTAAACGCTAA
- the flgD gene encoding flagellar hook assembly protein FlgD: MESSVQLNTAMSPQEKAKLNMQVDTFNKSLAVNGRQAQQSLGKDDFLKLLITQLSNQDPTSPMDNTQFIAQMAQFSSLEQMTNMNQEFGKLNNMLVSSQAVGTIGKTVDVDVGGVKTTGTVDAVTYGNNPQVRIGNMYYDMKQISAVYGE; this comes from the coding sequence ATGGAAAGCTCCGTTCAGCTTAACACGGCTATGAGTCCGCAGGAAAAGGCCAAGCTCAATATGCAGGTCGACACATTCAACAAATCTCTTGCGGTAAACGGAAGACAGGCGCAGCAGTCGCTCGGAAAAGATGATTTTCTTAAGCTTCTGATAACACAGCTTTCAAATCAGGATCCGACGTCTCCGATGGACAACACGCAGTTTATTGCACAGATGGCCCAGTTCAGTTCACTTGAGCAGATGACCAACATGAACCAGGAATTCGGCAAGCTGAACAATATGCTGGTTTCTTCACAGGCTGTCGGAACAATCGGAAAAACCGTCGATGTTGATGTTGGCGGCGTAAAGACTACAGGTACTGTTGACGCGGTAACTTACGGAAACAATCCGCAGGTGCGCATCGGCAATATGTATTATGATATGAAACAGATTTCGGCCGTTTACGGTGAATAA
- a CDS encoding flagellar hook-length control protein FliK translates to MLASNIQVVKSQGLPEVQSQKLKEPRPDSSFKDMLEAARTAEEKPAAEEQKVSYKKGNKSLNDKEDIPQNVSEKTAEETSVQNAALVQEQPKTKNAPLSKEDAAVFAAEPLSEQDITYLKSSSVKDNIESLLTSAEEFNSQSAEQERLLAAAQVSVDNPGQFLALLENSAEAQVQAAAVSEGTIVAALNMTDKSEGESFLNLAQSGEETKDGLSDSIPQKKKTEQKSVLNGLFSLTDERTVTVPESELEYDSGSMKISRAHSGSAGETSVNAVLNMPQDAAKNILSSDTQSAQASGSVFQQMVSQQIAASAPDFVKAGSIVLKDNNTGTINMALKPEALGNVKITLELSDKVVSGHITVASREAFEAFRQNLDTLRQAFVQSGFDNATFTLSIAQNNSQGGMFGGERQQSAEQFLSEKTYGDYAVHSNSGSAVSAGDQTSYEASADYRINVVA, encoded by the coding sequence ATGCTTGCTTCAAACATACAGGTCGTAAAATCACAGGGGTTGCCCGAAGTTCAGTCACAAAAGCTGAAGGAACCGCGCCCGGACTCTTCTTTTAAGGATATGCTTGAGGCTGCCCGGACAGCAGAAGAAAAGCCTGCTGCAGAAGAACAGAAAGTTTCTTACAAAAAAGGCAATAAATCTCTAAATGACAAAGAAGATATTCCGCAGAATGTTTCTGAAAAAACTGCAGAAGAAACTTCGGTCCAGAATGCAGCCCTTGTACAGGAACAGCCCAAAACAAAAAATGCGCCCCTTTCAAAAGAAGACGCTGCCGTTTTTGCCGCAGAACCTCTTTCAGAACAGGATATAACTTATCTCAAATCATCTTCCGTTAAAGACAATATTGAATCTTTGCTGACTTCGGCAGAAGAATTCAATTCACAGTCTGCAGAGCAGGAACGTCTTCTGGCCGCAGCACAGGTTTCTGTGGACAATCCCGGACAGTTCCTTGCGTTGCTGGAAAATTCCGCTGAAGCACAGGTACAGGCGGCAGCAGTTTCCGAAGGAACAATCGTTGCGGCTCTTAACATGACAGACAAAAGCGAAGGTGAATCATTTTTGAATCTTGCGCAGAGTGGTGAAGAAACAAAAGACGGCCTTTCAGATAGCATTCCCCAGAAAAAGAAAACTGAACAGAAAAGCGTTCTTAACGGACTTTTTTCGCTTACAGACGAGCGCACGGTAACTGTTCCGGAATCTGAACTTGAATATGACAGTGGCAGCATGAAAATATCGCGTGCGCATTCAGGTTCGGCCGGCGAAACAAGTGTAAATGCTGTTCTTAACATGCCGCAGGATGCAGCAAAAAATATTCTTTCTTCAGACACACAGTCGGCCCAGGCAAGCGGTTCGGTGTTCCAGCAGATGGTTTCACAGCAGATTGCAGCCAGTGCGCCCGATTTTGTAAAAGCCGGAAGCATAGTTTTAAAGGACAATAATACTGGAACAATAAATATGGCACTTAAGCCTGAAGCTTTGGGAAATGTTAAGATTACTCTTGAACTTTCCGATAAAGTAGTATCCGGTCATATTACCGTAGCAAGCAGGGAAGCGTTCGAAGCTTTTCGCCAGAATCTTGACACTCTGAGACAAGCGTTTGTGCAGAGCGGATTCGACAATGCAACCTTTACGCTGAGCATTGCCCAAAATAATTCACAGGGCGGAATGTTCGGAGGGGAAAGGCAGCAGAGCGCGGAACAGTTCCTTTCTGAAAAGACATACGGTGATTATGCGGTACATTCTAATTCAGGTTCTGCAGTAAGTGCGGGGGACCAGACGTCCTACGAAGCTTCTGCAGATTACAGGATAAATGTCGTCGCCTAA
- a CDS encoding periplasmic-type flagellar collar protein FlbB: MRSTKVLAKSILLILLIVILVLFGLLWFDYLGVIQAKKMFAPVYRLFGLEPQTSVSVAGGTGSVPANLDDDRFAKRLEALDVRTQELDKREADVKVQEDANAQVAQELADKENAQSEREKTFNNLVKKYDDRSVNIEQIVQNLNGMQPAKAVEILVNMDDQDVIDVLRRAEEIAASAGTSSMGAYWLSLMPASRAAEIQRKMANKPLSIN, encoded by the coding sequence GTGCGTTCCACAAAGGTTCTTGCCAAGTCAATACTTTTAATTCTTCTCATTGTTATTCTTGTACTGTTCGGACTGCTCTGGTTTGACTATCTGGGGGTAATTCAGGCAAAAAAAATGTTTGCTCCTGTCTACAGACTGTTCGGGCTAGAACCGCAGACTTCGGTTTCTGTGGCAGGCGGAACAGGTTCTGTTCCTGCAAACCTTGATGATGACCGCTTTGCAAAAAGACTTGAAGCCCTTGACGTACGCACGCAGGAGTTGGATAAGCGCGAGGCTGACGTAAAGGTTCAGGAAGATGCAAATGCCCAGGTTGCTCAGGAACTTGCGGACAAAGAGAATGCACAGTCAGAAAGAGAAAAAACATTTAACAATCTGGTAAAAAAGTACGATGATAGAAGTGTAAACATCGAACAGATTGTGCAAAACCTTAACGGAATGCAGCCTGCCAAAGCAGTGGAAATTCTTGTAAACATGGATGACCAGGACGTAATAGACGTTTTGCGCCGTGCCGAAGAAATTGCCGCCAGTGCAGGAACATCTTCCATGGGTGCCTACTGGCTGTCACTTATGCCCGCTTCACGTGCGGCAGAGATACAGCGCAAAATGGCAAACAAACCGCTTTCCATAAACTAA
- a CDS encoding hexokinase family protein, with product MNTAVAAFLGKHNFNHHVDINSVTDALLSDMHEGLCRRPASQDMILTYSNPPSKAAAGKSVIVIDAGGTNFRSCLVTFDSTGKPSIDFMEKTKMPGIEKELSRTEFFNQFAENLEHLKDKSCNIGFCFSYPMTITDDGDGILLGFSKEIKAPEVAGCRVGKELKKALADHGWKNKMNVLLLNDTVAALLAGAAAPDEGMKYSSYIGFILGTGMNGAYIQPEDAAYKGLKRQIVVCESGKFDKVARSDFDEAFDAKSVKPGTSRMEKMCSGAYLGPVSFEMIHTAAEEGLFTDAFAKKLLEIKEMTLIEMDAFLHSPYSTASVLGAKAAGCATKEDYDRLFQILDALVERCARLATSILAACVIKSGAGTSSDEPVCILCNGTTFFKTYKIFARVQGYLEDVLVREKGLYYDIISRDNDITLGAAIGGLIGE from the coding sequence ATGAATACAGCAGTTGCGGCTTTTTTGGGAAAACACAATTTTAATCATCATGTTGATATAAATTCCGTAACAGATGCACTTCTTTCAGATATGCACGAAGGTCTGTGCCGTCGTCCTGCCAGTCAGGATATGATTTTGACTTACAGCAATCCACCGTCAAAGGCAGCTGCAGGAAAAAGTGTAATTGTAATTGATGCAGGCGGAACAAACTTCAGATCGTGCCTGGTTACCTTTGATTCAACAGGTAAGCCTTCCATTGACTTTATGGAAAAGACAAAGATGCCTGGAATAGAAAAGGAACTTTCCCGTACTGAATTCTTCAATCAGTTTGCAGAAAATCTTGAACACCTCAAGGACAAGTCCTGCAATATAGGTTTCTGTTTTTCTTACCCGATGACAATTACAGATGACGGCGACGGAATCCTTCTTGGCTTTTCAAAAGAAATCAAGGCTCCCGAAGTAGCCGGCTGCAGGGTTGGAAAGGAACTCAAAAAGGCTCTCGCAGACCACGGCTGGAAGAATAAAATGAATGTTCTTCTTCTTAACGACACGGTTGCAGCACTTCTTGCAGGTGCCGCCGCCCCGGACGAAGGAATGAAGTATTCTTCATACATCGGTTTTATTCTCGGAACAGGAATGAACGGCGCTTATATCCAGCCTGAAGACGCAGCGTACAAGGGACTCAAGAGACAGATTGTTGTCTGCGAAAGCGGAAAATTCGACAAGGTTGCAAGATCTGACTTTGATGAAGCCTTTGATGCAAAAAGCGTAAAACCTGGAACTTCACGCATGGAAAAAATGTGCTCGGGTGCATATCTTGGTCCCGTAAGTTTTGAAATGATTCATACTGCTGCAGAAGAAGGTCTTTTTACTGACGCATTTGCAAAAAAACTCCTTGAGATAAAGGAAATGACTCTTATAGAAATGGATGCCTTCCTTCATTCTCCGTATTCAACGGCTTCTGTTCTTGGAGCAAAGGCTGCCGGATGTGCCACCAAAGAAGATTATGACCGTCTGTTCCAGATTCTTGACGCACTTGTAGAACGCTGTGCACGTCTTGCCACTTCAATTCTTGCGGCCTGTGTAATCAAGAGCGGTGCAGGTACTTCTTCCGACGAGCCTGTCTGTATTCTCTGCAATGGAACAACATTCTTCAAGACATACAAGATATTTGCCCGTGTACAGGGTTATCTTGAAGATGTGCTTGTACGCGAAAAGGGACTGTATTATGACATAATCAGCCGCGACAATGACATTACTCTTGGAGCCGCTATCGGCGGTCTTATCGGTGAATAA
- a CDS encoding ATP-dependent helicase has product MLEDTLKDQLNPEQYRAVTTINGPILIIAGAGSGKTRVITYRIANMLEKGIPQSQILALTFTNKAAKEMEDRIKSLTGRKLQNLTVSTFHAFGVRILRQDIDKLGYRPNFSIYDETDRKSLIKETGRELQFTADAMDLFKIGALFSDVKTGRKGWQSDNDMYRQLYEGYQEGLKLYNSVDFDDLITLPIKLFKEHPEVLEQYKNRYKYIMVDEFQDTSHQQYELMRLLADKNVAVVGDDDQSIYSWRGADYQNIVNFEKDFPDVQEIRLEQNYRSTGTILAAANGVIKHNTNRKDKELWSGNGNGKPIEIYMPENEAAEADFIAETIQGICAEEKRNYDDFGVLMRANTQSRAIEEAFLESNIPYTMSGGTSFFERKEIKDIISYLRVISNHDDDINLLRIINTPRRGLGRTTIEAVNKVSDTMGFSLWEGIKAIIESSTEECPVSEKTRADLGAFISLIESYKTMLSGKGLSKKVRALVDEIAYFDYLISENPKSEKAARFKYMNIESLIKSMEQWENNPEHEDTSLFAYLNRITLLSRDDLDDGEQDKGKVNLMTVHASKGLEFPVVFIAGAEEGLMPHARAVEEGGEQAIEEERRLFYVAVTRARDRLFISSCLKRRKMTATVECAPSRFLEEIPESLVEYHEPSKEVSDEQAHELLQNMLKNMSRPRVPKL; this is encoded by the coding sequence ATGCTCGAAGATACTCTTAAAGACCAGCTTAATCCGGAACAATACAGGGCCGTAACTACCATAAATGGTCCTATACTTATAATTGCAGGTGCCGGCAGCGGAAAAACACGCGTAATAACCTACAGAATAGCAAACATGCTCGAAAAGGGAATTCCGCAGAGTCAGATTCTGGCCCTTACTTTTACAAACAAAGCCGCAAAGGAAATGGAAGACAGAATAAAAAGCCTTACAGGAAGAAAACTCCAGAACCTTACTGTAAGTACATTCCATGCATTCGGCGTAAGGATTTTAAGGCAGGATATAGACAAGCTGGGCTACAGACCGAATTTTTCAATCTATGACGAAACAGACAGAAAATCTCTCATAAAAGAAACAGGCCGCGAGCTTCAGTTTACGGCAGATGCAATGGATCTTTTTAAAATAGGTGCACTGTTCAGCGACGTAAAAACCGGCAGAAAAGGCTGGCAGAGCGACAACGATATGTACAGGCAGCTTTACGAAGGCTATCAGGAAGGACTCAAGCTTTATAATTCCGTAGACTTTGACGATCTTATTACCCTTCCCATAAAGCTTTTCAAAGAGCACCCCGAAGTTTTGGAGCAGTACAAAAACCGCTACAAGTACATAATGGTAGACGAATTCCAGGACACAAGCCACCAGCAGTACGAACTCATGCGCCTTCTTGCCGACAAAAACGTTGCTGTTGTAGGTGACGATGACCAGAGCATTTACAGCTGGCGCGGTGCCGACTACCAGAACATTGTGAATTTTGAAAAGGACTTTCCCGATGTACAGGAAATAAGGCTCGAACAGAACTACCGCTCAACAGGAACAATTCTTGCAGCCGCAAACGGTGTAATAAAGCACAATACAAACAGAAAGGACAAGGAGCTTTGGAGCGGTAACGGCAACGGCAAACCCATCGAAATCTACATGCCCGAAAACGAAGCGGCAGAAGCAGACTTTATTGCAGAAACAATCCAGGGAATCTGTGCCGAAGAAAAACGGAATTACGATGACTTCGGTGTACTCATGCGTGCAAATACACAGAGCCGCGCAATAGAAGAAGCCTTTCTTGAAAGCAACATCCCCTACACAATGAGCGGTGGAACAAGTTTTTTTGAGCGCAAGGAAATAAAGGATATCATAAGCTATCTGAGAGTTATCTCGAACCATGACGATGACATAAACCTTCTTAGAATTATAAATACGCCGCGCCGAGGACTGGGAAGAACCACAATAGAAGCCGTAAACAAGGTTTCTGACACAATGGGATTTTCACTCTGGGAAGGAATAAAGGCAATAATCGAATCTTCTACCGAAGAATGTCCGGTAAGCGAAAAAACAAGGGCAGATCTTGGTGCGTTTATATCACTTATAGAAAGCTACAAAACCATGCTCAGCGGAAAAGGATTGAGTAAAAAAGTGCGCGCACTGGTAGATGAAATTGCCTACTTTGACTACCTGATCAGCGAAAATCCCAAAAGCGAAAAGGCTGCCCGCTTCAAGTACATGAACATTGAAAGCCTCATAAAAAGTATGGAACAGTGGGAAAACAACCCCGAACACGAAGACACAAGTCTTTTTGCATACCTTAACCGCATTACCCTTCTGTCGCGCGATGATCTTGACGACGGGGAACAGGACAAGGGAAAAGTAAATTTAATGACAGTTCATGCAAGCAAGGGACTTGAGTTCCCTGTAGTTTTTATTGCAGGAGCCGAAGAAGGTCTTATGCCCCACGCCCGTGCAGTAGAAGAAGGCGGTGAACAGGCTATAGAAGAAGAACGCAGGCTTTTTTACGTGGCAGTTACAAGGGCAAGGGACCGTCTCTTTATTTCTTCATGCCTCAAAAGAAGAAAAATGACAGCCACTGTAGAATGCGCTCCAAGCAGATTTCTCGAAGAAATACCTGAATCACTCGTAGAATACCACGAACCGTCAAAGGAAGTCTCTGACGAACAGGCTCATGAACTTCTGCAGAATATGCTCAAAAACATGTCACGCCCGAGGGTTCCGAAACTGTAA